GCTCCACGAGGGCCGCGTACCCTCGCCGAGCGTCTATCTCAAACGCCTCTCCCGTGCTCTCGGCATCATCGCCGTTGCGGCGTCCACCACCTTCATCGCCATGCTCCCGCTGGCCGTGATGGACCTCTCGACCCTCCGGGGCTTTGCGATCATCACGATCCTCGGTGTGCTCGTGGGTGTGCTGGTGACCAGACCGGCATACGGCAAGATCATCATGGCGATCCTCTCGAAATAGGGATCACTTTATCCCTCCCTTTTTTCGTATAATCTGCATATGGGACGGCTGGTGCTCATCGACTTCTACTCCGAGTGGTGCGAACCGTGCAGGCGCCAGACCGAGATCGTCAGAGAGGTCGCCGCCAGGATGGGCGATGCGGTGGAGATCAGGACGATCGATATCGGGGAACGCCGCGACCTGATCAGGGCATACCGCCTTGTGACCGTACCGACGATTGTGATCGAATCCGATGGATTGGAGGTCAAACGCTTCGAAACGGTCGTTGATGCCGGGACCCTCGAAACCATTTTAACTTCTCTGAGAGATGATCATGCATAATCGAGGGAGAATAATGAGCAAACCGGTATTAACTGATTTTTTTGCGACATGGTGCGGCCCCTGCAAGATGCAGACGCCGATCCTCGAGGAGCTCGGTAAGAAACTGGGCGATGCGATAGAGATCAGGAAGGTGGACGTCGACCAGAATATGGAGGCGGCAATGAAATACGGGATCAGGGTTGTCCCGACGCTGATCATCGAAAAAGACGGCATCGTGATGCAGAAACTCGAGGGGGTCACCCGTGCAGATACCCTCGAGTCGATCCTCAGGCCCCTGATCGACGAGTGAGAGGAAAACACACAATATCAGCCCTCCTCGGGATCCTGGAGGAGCGTTACGGTCCCATCAGATGGTGGGACGCCCCGCCTGAGGAGGTGATGATCGGTGCCATTCTCACACAGCAGACGCGGTGGGAGAATGTGGAGGCGGCCCTCTCCCGCCTCAGGGAGGCGGGTCTCTGTTCGCTTGAAGGGATCGACGCTGCCCCTGACAGGCAGATCGAAGACCTGATCCGTCCTGCCGGCTATTACCGGATCAAACGGGGGCGGCTGAAGGCGCTCTGCCGTGCCGTTCTCGATGCAGGGGGGATTCCGGCGCTCCAGAGGATGCCTGATCCCGACCTCCGGGATTTTCTCCTCTCTATCCATGGGGTGGGGGAGGAGACGGCCGACAGCATCCTCTGTTATGCCCTCGGGCGCCCCTCTTTTGTGGTGGATGCCTATACGAAACGCATCTGCGGGTGCATGGGGATCACCGGGAGATACGGGGTTCTCAAGGCCCTCTTCGAGGAGGTGATCCCGACGGATACGGAGGCCAGAGCGCTGGCCCATGCATGGATCGTCGAATATGCCAAGGAAATGTGCGGTAAAAAGAGGTGCAACGAATGCAGGATCGTGAGTTTGTCAGGATCGGACTGAGACTGTTTCAGGAAGGGCTTGTGGGCGGCAACTTCGGCAATATGAGCATGCGGACAGAGAACGGGTTTGTGGTCACCGGCACGGGCACGTATCTGGACGACCCCGGCGAACTGGTCGAGGTGCCGCTCGAGGGCGAGGCGCCGGAGGGGGCCTCGAGCGAGTACAGGGTGCATCAGGCCGTGTATCGGACGAGCGGGCATGATGCGATCGTCCATGCCCACCCCCCGATGGCGGTGGCCGCCTCCTGCGCCCTCTCCCTCATCAGACCGATTGATTCTGAGGGCGAGATGCTCTGCCCGGAGATCCGGGTCGTCGGCGGGGCGCCTGGGACACAGGAACTCGCCGACGCCGTCGCCGGTGCCCTCGTGGATGCACACCTGGTGATCGCCAGGGGCCATGGCACATTTGCGGCCGGAAAAACCCTGGACGAGGCCTACCTCTACACCTCGCTTGCAGAGCACGCCTGCCGTGTGCTTGCCTATTCCGGTCTTTTCGGCGGCTGCAACCGCTGAATCTCCCGGATCACCTCACGGTGAAAGGCCAGGAGCATATCGCTGATCACGCCGAACATGAAGATCTCGATGCCGACCACGATCAGCAGCACGGTGAGGATGGTCAGGGGGATGTGTTCGATGTGGTTGAGCCATTCGATGAGCACATAAACGGCGAGAACACCGCCGAGGAGGGCGAGTATCACCCCGATCAGCCCGAAATAGAAGAGGGGGTTGTTCACCCGCGCCAGACGGTAGATGGTGGAGACGATCCTGAAGCCGTCCTGGACGGGGTTGAGTTTCGTATCGGTTCCCGGGCGCTTCACATATTTCACCGGCACTACGGCCACCTGCTGATCGAATTTTACCGCCTGGACCGCCATCTCGGTCTCGATCTCAAACCCGGATTCCCGGAGATTCATCTCACGCAGCGAGCGGAGGCTGAAGGCCCGGTAGCCCGAGAGGATGTCATGGAGGTCGCGGCCATGGGCCACCTTGAAGAAATGGTTGATCAGGTAGTTCCCGGTCAGGTTCAGCCTGGTGAAGGCGCCTGAATCCGGGTAGGCGAGGCGGTCGCCGATCACATGGTCGCTGCCGGTGAAAAGCGGTCTGAGCATTTTATCTGCATCGTCCGGGAGATAGGTGCCGTCACCGTCGAGCATCAGCACATAGGGGAGGTCGATGATCTCCGCCGCCTCAATAATGGCGTTGCCCTTTCCCTTCCCGCTCTGCAGGCGGATATCGGCACCGGCACTCCGTGCCTGCTCTGCAGTCCCGTCGGTGCTGTTCCCGTCCATGACGAGGACATGGGGAAAACCCCGATCATGGAAATTCCTGACCAGATCGCCTATTGTCGGCGCCTCGTTCAGGGTCGGGATCAGGAT
This genomic interval from Methanofollis fontis contains the following:
- a CDS encoding thioredoxin family protein; translation: MGRLVLIDFYSEWCEPCRRQTEIVREVAARMGDAVEIRTIDIGERRDLIRAYRLVTVPTIVIESDGLEVKRFETVVDAGTLETILTSLRDDHA
- the trxA gene encoding thioredoxin, encoding MSKPVLTDFFATWCGPCKMQTPILEELGKKLGDAIEIRKVDVDQNMEAAMKYGIRVVPTLIIEKDGIVMQKLEGVTRADTLESILRPLIDE
- a CDS encoding endonuclease III domain-containing protein, whose translation is MRGKHTISALLGILEERYGPIRWWDAPPEEVMIGAILTQQTRWENVEAALSRLREAGLCSLEGIDAAPDRQIEDLIRPAGYYRIKRGRLKALCRAVLDAGGIPALQRMPDPDLRDFLLSIHGVGEETADSILCYALGRPSFVVDAYTKRICGCMGITGRYGVLKALFEEVIPTDTEARALAHAWIVEYAKEMCGKKRCNECRIVSLSGSD
- a CDS encoding aldolase translates to MQDREFVRIGLRLFQEGLVGGNFGNMSMRTENGFVVTGTGTYLDDPGELVEVPLEGEAPEGASSEYRVHQAVYRTSGHDAIVHAHPPMAVAASCALSLIRPIDSEGEMLCPEIRVVGGAPGTQELADAVAGALVDAHLVIARGHGTFAAGKTLDEAYLYTSLAEHACRVLAYSGLFGGCNR
- the aglJ gene encoding S-layer glycoprotein N-glycosyltransferase AglJ, which codes for MEIEKDRVCILIPTLNEAPTIGDLVRNFHDRGFPHVLVMDGNSTDGTAEQARSAGADIRLQSGKGKGNAIIEAAEIIDLPYVLMLDGDGTYLPDDADKMLRPLFTGSDHVIGDRLAYPDSGAFTRLNLTGNYLINHFFKVAHGRDLHDILSGYRAFSLRSLREMNLRESGFEIETEMAVQAVKFDQQVAVVPVKYVKRPGTDTKLNPVQDGFRIVSTIYRLARVNNPLFYFGLIGVILALLGGVLAVYVLIEWLNHIEHIPLTILTVLLIVVGIEIFMFGVISDMLLAFHREVIREIQRLQPPKRPE